The Streptomyces hundungensis genome contains the following window.
CTGCTGCGTCTGCTGCTCGGGCACCCCGGGGTCGAGATCGGGGCGCTGACCGCGAACTCCAACGCCGGGCAGCTGCTCGGCTCGCTCCAGCCGCATCTCGTGCCGCTCGCCGGGCGCACCCTGGAGCCCACCACGGCCGAGGTCCTCGCCGGGCACGACGTCGTCTTCCTCGCGCTGCCGCACGGACAGTCCGCGGCGGTCGCCGAACGGCTCGGCGACGATGTCCTCGTCGTCGACATGGGAGCCGACTTCCGGCTCCGCGACGCGGCGGACTGGGAGAAGTTCTACGGCTCGGCGCACGCCGGCTCCTGGCCCTACGGGCTGCCCGAACTGCCGGGCGCACGCGCCGCGTTGGGGTCGACCAGGCGGATCGCGGTGCCCGGTTGCTACCCGACGGCCGTCTCCCTCGCGCTCTTCCCGGCGTACCAGAGCAGGCTCGTGGAGCCCGACGCCGTCATCGTCGCCGCCACCGGCACCTCCGGCGCGGGCAAGGCGCTCAAGCCGCACCTGCTCGGCAGCGAGGTCATGGGCTCCATGTCCCCGTACGGGGTCGGCGGCGGGCACCGGCACACCCCCGAGATGATCCAGAACCTGAGCGCCGTGGCCGGCCGGGACGTCACCGTGTCCTTCACGCCCACCCTCGCGCCCATGTCCCGCGGCATCCTCGCTACCTGTTCCGCGAAGGCCGGGGACGGCGTGAGCGCCGAGAGCGTACGGGCCGCGTACGAGAAGGCCTTCGCGGACGAGCCGTTCGTGCACCTGCTCCCCGAGG
Protein-coding sequences here:
- the argC gene encoding N-acetyl-gamma-glutamyl-phosphate reductase, whose translation is MAAVRAAVAGASGYAGGELLRLLLGHPGVEIGALTANSNAGQLLGSLQPHLVPLAGRTLEPTTAEVLAGHDVVFLALPHGQSAAVAERLGDDVLVVDMGADFRLRDAADWEKFYGSAHAGSWPYGLPELPGARAALGSTRRIAVPGCYPTAVSLALFPAYQSRLVEPDAVIVAATGTSGAGKALKPHLLGSEVMGSMSPYGVGGGHRHTPEMIQNLSAVAGRDVTVSFTPTLAPMSRGILATCSAKAGDGVSAESVRAAYEKAFADEPFVHLLPEGQWPATASVYGSNAVQVQVALDESAGRVIAVSAIDNLTKGTAGGAVQSMNIALGFEETLGLTTIGVAP